One window of Mesorhizobium sp. PAMC28654 genomic DNA carries:
- a CDS encoding AraC family transcriptional regulator, whose translation MNPDLEVVAIRRGESFKAWAHGYPFRTVRWHFHPEYELHLVVATTGHYFVGDFIGEFEPGNLVLTGPNLPHNWVSDVPAGETVPLRGRVVQFSEEFIADSTAALPELAACAGILETSRRGALFSSATAELAAPLLAELVEAQGVRRLSLFMGVLDILSRATDVRTLTSSSYLPDPSGFMSAGINQALAYINAHLTEPFSESDLAEIAGRTPSAFSRSFRRHTGMALVQYVNRLRINLACQLLMSEAQTSITEICFAAGYNNISNFNRQFLSQKGMSPSRFRTLLENINADIAA comes from the coding sequence ATGAATCCGGACCTGGAAGTCGTCGCCATCAGACGTGGAGAGTCGTTCAAGGCTTGGGCCCACGGCTATCCGTTCCGCACCGTGCGCTGGCACTTCCACCCCGAATATGAACTGCACCTAGTCGTCGCCACCACCGGCCACTATTTTGTCGGCGACTTCATCGGCGAGTTCGAGCCGGGCAATCTGGTGCTCACCGGCCCCAACCTGCCGCACAATTGGGTGAGCGACGTGCCGGCCGGCGAGACCGTGCCGCTGCGCGGCCGCGTCGTCCAGTTTTCCGAAGAATTCATCGCGGACTCGACCGCCGCCCTGCCCGAACTTGCCGCCTGCGCTGGCATTCTTGAAACCAGCCGTCGCGGCGCTCTGTTCTCGTCGGCCACGGCCGAGCTCGCGGCGCCCCTGCTCGCCGAACTGGTCGAGGCGCAAGGCGTGCGCCGTCTCTCGCTGTTCATGGGCGTGCTCGACATCCTGAGCCGCGCCACCGATGTCCGCACGCTGACCAGTTCCAGCTATCTTCCCGATCCCTCCGGCTTCATGTCGGCCGGCATCAACCAGGCGCTCGCCTACATCAATGCCCATCTGACCGAGCCGTTCAGCGAAAGCGACCTCGCCGAAATCGCTGGGCGCACGCCCAGCGCCTTCTCGCGCAGCTTCCGCCGCCATACCGGCATGGCTCTGGTGCAATATGTCAACCGGCTGCGCATCAACCTCGCCTGCCAGCTTCTCATGAGCGAGGCGCAGACGTCGATCACCGAGATCTGCTTCGCCGCCGGCTACAACAACATCTCGAATTTCAACCGCCAGTTCCTGTCGCAGAAGGGCATGTCGCCATCGCGCTTCAGGACCTTGCTGGAAAACATAAACGCGGACATCGCCGCCTAA